Proteins found in one Acidobacteriota bacterium genomic segment:
- a CDS encoding GTPase domain-containing protein, whose translation MPAYNQSSNEVTFKIVYFGPGLAGKTTNIQYIHSCNIPQSEGKIVRKYKEDLGHILSCEFYPQISFQGYNVKFHLMARVGNLFYLTGWPYVLQNVDGIVFVADSQLLRMDANLELRELLEKLLTQNNINFHRLPFVLQLNKRDCDEIAPVAEMLQLLNQRQGPYFEAIACQGIGVVESLQSVVRQIMGQERSAIQ comes from the coding sequence ATGCCAGCTTACAACCAGTCATCCAACGAAGTCACCTTCAAAATTGTCTACTTTGGCCCTGGACTGGCAGGGAAAACCACAAATATTCAATACATCCATAGCTGCAACATACCTCAATCTGAAGGAAAAATAGTTAGAAAATATAAAGAAGACCTGGGGCATATTTTGTCTTGCGAGTTTTATCCTCAGATTTCTTTTCAGGGTTACAATGTCAAATTCCACCTGATGGCCAGAGTAGGGAATTTATTCTATTTAACTGGTTGGCCATATGTTCTACAAAACGTTGATGGAATTGTATTTGTAGCTGATAGCCAACTACTGCGAATGGATGCAAACCTGGAACTGCGAGAGCTTTTGGAAAAATTACTGACGCAAAATAATATAAATTTTCACCGCCTGCCATTTGTCTTACAATTGAACAAACGGGATTGTGATGAAATTGCCCCGGTTGCTGAAATGCTCCAATTATTAAACCAGAGGCAAGGCCCGTATTTTGAAGCAATTGCTTGTCAGGGAATTGGAGTCGTGGAAAGCCTTCAATCGGTTGTCCGGCAGATCATGGGCCAGGAACGAAGTGCAATTCAATGA